One stretch of Paramormyrops kingsleyae isolate MSU_618 chromosome 4, PKINGS_0.4, whole genome shotgun sequence DNA includes these proteins:
- the trpa1a gene encoding transient receptor potential cation channel subfamily A member 1a, translating into MRDVGGASAMHYATVGRCQRAMQLIVKAAGAQELDAQDVEGSTSLHWAVDRNLLESCEALLSLGANPNILNATLMSPLHLAVSLKHNTLLSVLLSNKNIDINLQGNHGNTAVMLACSIDNCEALSILFRHGAVMCRQNKLGHFAIHAAAFAGSQRAMEAILKRGEEMGHTVQAHINYADKSFSSPLHLAVRGGNIDVINLCIAKGAKIDQQQSDKSTALHLACTQGALEVVKLMLSAYDRVEDIINITDGALHTPLHRATIFDHMELAEFLILKGADINCIDCKGNSPLLLATSCQAWRTVNVLLSHGADLKIKDNSGCNFLHLAVLQPKGLKNLSEDILQLDDVKALLSEEDQDGCTPLHYACRLGILDSVKNMLGLNVSLGHKSKEKKSALHFAAEYGRINTCQRLLENMTDTKLLNEGDESGMTPLHLASRGGHFKVVQLLLRKGALFHSDYKGWTCLHHAAAEGYTQTMTVLLGSNIKLLDRVDEDGSTALHVAARGGQAQAVKLLLNMGAQMTLNKSDASFLHEAVHHGRKEVTNVTIESDRCEEALTTFKLDSTKGYPVISLIENLPESFKFLLDTCVKESEDDPNSHNYSIEYDFQWLQAPVKFVKQDKQNKARAIQPLWALNTMVHFNRIELLTHPVCKKYLEMKWNAYGIKAHLLNLSVYCLGLLPLSYLIVTMKPTYQTSPTANGTNVTMTFNSNKSFFATICMFLVLAMNLYVVGKEVIQISRQRCKIIQEICNGLDWQSAIFSLVFVIALLLNSQGTFHWRAGAWGVLTSWINFLLYLQRFEHFGIYVVMFREIMRTFISIIILFFFLMLAFALAFYALMVGQKYFNRLELSVMQTFVMMAGEINYQDNFLEPYLKGNLPFPYDSYILFVWFLLMMPILLMNLLIGLAVGDIAEVQKDAVLKRIAMQIDLHTNLEEKMPNWFMKRVDKDSIIVYPNRTCKLNPVEQELNKQKNRLKQMSRVLENQHSLLKLIIQKMEIVSEAEESDGPQQFRDGPAKNKVSKSRRWGPVLKAVMKRNDVAHAERAMNRM; encoded by the exons ATGCGggatgtgggcggggccagCGCCATGCACTACGCCACCGTGGGACGATGTCAGCGTGCCATGCAGCTCATCGTCAAGGCAGCCGGGGCACAAG AGCTGGATGCGCAGGATGTTGAAGGCAGCACATCGCTACACTGGGCTGTGGACCGGAACCTTCTAGAGAGCTGTGAGGCTCTGCTCAGCCTAGGGGCCAACCCCAACATCCTCAACGCCACCCTCATGTCGCCACTGCACCTGGCTGTCAGCCTGAAACACAACACCCTGctaagt GTGCTACTTTCTAACAAGAATATAGACATCAACCTTCAGGGTAACCATGGAAACACGGCTGTGATGTTGGCTTGCTCTATCGACAACTGTGAGGCACTAAGTATACTG TTCAGGCACGGAGCGGTCATGTGCCGGCAGAACAAGCTGGGACATTTTGCCATCCACGCGGCCGCCTTTGCTGGGTCTCAGAGGGCCATGGAGGCGATTCTGAAAAGAG GTGAGGAGATGGGCCACACAGTGCAGGCGCACATAAACTATGCAGACAAGTCCTTCAGCAGCCCTCTTCACTTAGCTGTGCGTGGAGGAAACATCGACGTCATAAATCTGTGTATCGCTAAAGGAGCAAAAATTGATCAGCAGCAG AGTGACAAATCTACAGCCCTCCACCTGGCCTGCACACAGGGGGCACTGGAGGTGGTCAAGCTCATGTTGTCGGCGTACGACAGGGTTGAGGACATTATCAACATCACTGACGGGGCACTGCACACACCCCTGCACAG GGCGACCATTTTTGATCACATGGAGTTGGCAGAGTTCCTCATTCTGAAG GGCGCAGATATCAACTGCATTGACTGTAAAGGAAACTCCCCCTTGCTTCTGGCTACCAGCTGTCAAGCTTGGAGAACTGTGAATGTTCTACTGTCACATG GAGCAGATCTGAAAATTAAGGACAATTCTGGCTGCAACTTCTTGCATTTGGCTGTTTTGCAACCAAAAGGACTGAAAAATCTTTCAGAAGATATTCTGCAG CTGGACGATGTCAAGGCCCTGCTGAGTGAGGAGGATCAAGATGGCTGTACCCCCCTGCACTACGCTTGCAGACTCGGCATCCTGGATTCTGTCAAAAACATGCTGGGTCTCAACGTCTCGCTGGGCCACAAGTCCAAAGAGAAGAAGTCCGCACTTCACTTTGCAGCCGA GTACGGACGGATCAACACATGCCAAAGGCTTCTGGAGAACATGACTGACACAAAGCTGCTGAACGAGGGAGATGAGAGCGGCATGACACCCCTACACCTGGCTTCTCGTGGCGGACACTTCAAGGTCGTGCAGCTTCTGCTCAGGAAGGGGGCCTTGTTTCACAG CGATTATAAAGGTTGGACTTGCTTGCATCATGCTGCAGCAGAAGGATACACGCAGACCATGACTGTTCTCCTGGGCTCGAATATCAAGCTGCTGGACAGGGTGGATGAGGATGGG AGCACAGCCCTGCATGTGGCCGCCAGGGGAGGCCAAGCCCAGGCGGTCAAGCTGCTGCTGAATATGGGGGCCCAGATGACACTCAACAAGAGCGACGCTTCCTTCCTGCATGaagcagtgcatcatgggagaaAGGAGGTGACCAATGTCACGATCGAGAGTGACAG ATGTGAAGAAGCCCTCACCACGTTTAAGCTGGACTCGACTAAAGGCTACCCTGTGATTAGCCTGATAGAGAACCTACCAGAGTCTTTCAAG TTCCTTCTAGACACATGTGTCAAGGAATCGGAAGACGACCCCAACAGTCACAATTATTCT ATCGAGTATGATTTCCAGTGGCTGCAAGCTCCAGTGAAATTTGTAAAGCAAGACAAACAAAATAAGGCCAGAGCAATTCAGCCGCTTTGGGCCCTCAAT ACGATGGTGCACTTTAATCGCATAGAACTGCTCACTCATCCCGTCTGCAAAAAATATTTGGAAATGAAATG GAATGCTTATGGCATCAAAGCACATCTACTCAACCTGTCTGTCTACTGCCTGGGTCTGCTGCCTCTGTCCTACCTCATTGTGACCATGAAGCCCACTTACCAAACATCACCCACTGCCAATGGAACCAACGTCACCATGACCTTTAACTCGAACAAG TCTTTCTTTGCCACCATCTGCATGTTCCTGGTCCTGGCCATGAACCTGTATGTAGTCGGCAAGGAGGTGATACAGATAAGTCGGCAG CGTTGCAAAATCATCCAAGAGATCTGCAATGGCCTTGACTGGCAGTCCGCCATCTTCTCCCTAGTCTTTGTGATTGCTCTTCTTCTGAACAGCCAAGGGACATTTCACTGGAGAGCAGGGGCTTGGGGAGTCCTCACATCCTGGATCAATTTCCTGCTCTACTTGCAGAG ATTTGAACATTTTGGGATCTATGTGGTGATGTTCAGAGAGATCATGCGCACCTTCATCAGCATCATCATCCTCTTCTTTTTCCTGATGCTCGCCTTCGCTCTTGCATTTTATGCCCTCATGGTCGGACAG AAATATTTTAACAGGCTGGAGCTCTCCGTGATGCAGACCTTCGTCATGATGGCAGGGGAGATAAACTACCAGGACAACTTCCTGGAGCCATACCTCAAGGgcaacctgcccttcccctatgaTTCCTACATTCTCTTTGTCTGGTTTCTCCTCATGATGCCCATCCTGCTCATGAATCTACTA ATTGGTCTGGCCGTTGGAGACATTGCAGAGGTACAGAAGGACGCTGTTTTGAAGCGCATAGCTATGCAG ATTGACCTTCACACCAATCTGGAGGAGAAAATGCCAAACTGGTTCATGAAGCGTGTCGACAAGGACTCGATCATAGTCTACCCAAACAGAACATGCAAA CTAAACCCCGTGGAACAGGAGTTAAATAAGCAGAAGAACAG GCTAAAGCAAATGTCACGGGTGTTGGAGAATCAGCACAGCCTTCTAAAGCTGATCATCCAGAAAATGGAGATCGTCTCGGAGGCTGAAGAATCAGATGGACCGCAGCAGTTCCGTGATGGGCCCGCTAAGAATAAAGTTTCTAAATCTAGACGGTGGGGGCCGGTGCTGAAGGCTGTGATGAAAAGAAATGACGTCGCACACGCAGAGCGTGCAATGAATCGGATGTGA